The Ptiloglossa arizonensis isolate GNS036 chromosome 4, iyPtiAriz1_principal, whole genome shotgun sequence genome contains the following window.
CGAGTTACAATAACATGTTTCCTTCGATTAAAACTTTCATAACTCTGGTAACAAGGAGAACGAAGTTTGAAAACAAAACTCTGTCGTGTCCTTCGAGAATACAGTGACAGTGTTCTGTTAATTTCCGTAACGGAATAAGCTTTAAACGAAATCGAGTACACAGTAGTACCGTGTCGCTTCTCTTCGAACGTTGATTTTCGACAATACTATCGCttcgaaattgatcgaaaattgtttccaGTTCTATAAACACGATAGACCGAATATCTGTTTCCAAAGGTCAGTTTCCGGATTTGTACAGATAACGTGTCTCGACGTGAGTCGTCCCTCTCGGTCTTCAAAGCTCTTTCTGGGGTCGAGGATTAAAAAGAGGGAAGAGGATTTTTCGAGTGCGCGTCGCCGACGGAAAAGACGCGGTACATGCTCGGAGCGGAGGTTAAACGCGCGCGAGGTTTAAGCTCCGCTTGGCGTTTGGTACGGTCGGCGGGCGAGGGTGAGACGCGTCGCGCGAATCGAAGGCCGGTGGTCGGCGAGGTGTCGCGTGACCGCGCGCGCGGAACTCTCGAGCGCTGGAGCATCCCAGGGACGAGCGGACGGGTTTGCATCGTACATTGCCAAGCCGATCGTGAAGCGTGATATTGCTCCGCGCCGAGAATCGCGTCGAGTTCCACTCCCGGGGAAAATTTTGTCCCCCGTGAACGTTCGCCGCGACACATCCCGGGGGAAAATTCGGCGTCTCGCGGCCCGAGCTCGTCTTaaaacgttctttcgttcgactatGCGCTTAAGATCCGTGAATCAAAGTATCCTGAATCTAACAACAACAGGCTGGTCACCGAAAGATTGaatggtataaaataaaaataacagacacatatatttttttattattttatttggaaatttaaTCAATGTATTTTTTTAGTATTATGTGGGAAAAATAACATCTCTTAAATGATTACTTTATTAGAGCaattcttatatatatattttatttatatatatattgggatgggttaggtttgggttaagtgtttggaactCGTGTTTTTGGCCTTAAGATacaacgatatatatatatcataatatattttttattcgatatataACGAGAGAGCGATGGGGTTAAAGAAGACCCGAGAAACGCACCGAGGTTAAGACTGTTTGCAGGCAGCTCGGAGAAACTTCCATCTTATCGTCGTGAGTTCTCCAAAAATCTCGATCGACACACGGAACTTGGAATTTCGAACACCGTGTCGCTCTAGTCGTGTTCGATTATTTCTCCCGTTTTCCCCGCCGCGTGCACATCAAAAATTCTTGTCTCCGTGCACAATGGTCGTAAATTTGACCGTTCCTCCTCCCCCCTGGCTCAACGCGAAGCAAAGATAGATCTTCCGCCTTTGTCGAGACCGGCCCTGCTTCTTACCTCGTCAATCTCGCGCGTATCGATCTTTCATACCCGTTGTCCTCTCGTTCCACTCGTAGTCATCTATTCCTACTCCTTGTCGTGTATCTAAATTCCAGGCCTTTTTCTATCCTTCTCATTATATTCGAATCCCCCTTTTTCATCCACCGAACACCCTTCAGATAATTTTTCTCTCCGAAGATTAATCTTGGATCTACTTTCTCGCTTTGTCTCATTTTCAATCGttcgctctttctctctgtgcTGTTAAAACCCCCATTTGTCCACCGAACGCTTTTtagataatttttttcattcaaagATTCATCATCCCCGCTTCTATTTTTTCGCTTTGTCTCAATTTCGAACAATTCCCGTACTAACTTCGAGGTTCGACAGCCTGGATAAATTACTCGCCGCCGTACGACGGCACACGTTCTCGAATATGCGCGTGTGTACGGAATAAAGAcgcgcaataataataataatccccGCGGGGACAATATTTTCGCGGGGTCTCGCACTCTGTGCGAAGCATGGCGAAGCAGCGGGTGCACGCTCCACTGGGCCAGACCAGACACACCTGGGGTCGCCGGAAAAACTCCCGGCGCGTAAAACCTGACCGTAACACCGTGGCGGATCTATCCGAGAGACAACGATTCGTCTAACCCAGACCGTGGCGGATCTGGCCGGCAGACAACGATTCCACGAAGCCAGGCCCGAGCCCAGAGCCTAACTCAGACCGTGGCGGATCCCTCCGAGAGATTCGGCGGCTCGAACGGAAATCCCCGACGACGAGCCGAGGAAAAACGATCCGGCCGACAATGGTTGGGCGACAGCGCGCGAAACGGGGGTAAAAGGATGTGTTCGTTCAGCGGAGTTGCAACGAGAAACTGGTCGGTGCGGTTGGTTTTTCTGCGTGGAAACGAATCGACGGCGATAAGTCGCGACGCCCGGCAGAAAGGAGACGACGAAGTTCGGGGCGAAAACGTTGCCAGTGGCCTTGCCCTCGAGCACGAGCAAGGCCAGAGTTCACAAGCGGTCTCTCCTCTTTGCGCGGTGGTCCGCGACGGGCTACAACCGCTCTTAACCGcgtacgcgttcgcgttcgcgtcgttCTGGTCCGGTCTGTTCGATCCCCGTATCGTTCCTTGGAAAATACTCGCTCTCGCTCACGCGGATAGGCGCACGGCGAATAGAATGGTAAATTTCGATTCGAGagttattgtattattatcgtTTATAGACGTTTAGAGTGTACGATTTTTAGAGCggcgaataatttttccaacagACGATAACAATTAGCCGACaactaaaaatatataatgtacGCTCGAAATCTGTTTGAACGGTCGAAGTGGATCCCAATAGAACGCGAGAGAAAGGAGAAGTCATACCCCGTTAGGCGGTAAGGGAAGAGTAGCAGCGGATACGTCGCGTAAAACGCGAGACTCGCGTTTAACGACGGCCAATTGCCGTGAACGATTCCTGCACGGACTAACCTTGGACTCGCGCATGCTCGACGGGTGCGATCGAGAGTTCGGCTCGCGTTTGATGTTTCCGCAGATGCCATTCGCTGGACGAAGGATCGCattctgctcgaaacgctccgGCTAAAGGTGCGTTTACATACCCACGGTTCGGTCGTGGTTAAAATCGGACCGTGTAGTtgggaaatattattttatttttgtttaacgtctttattacgcaaaGCCCCGGAtacacgtataaagtaaatattCGTTTACCGTGGGAGACAAGACACAGGAGAGATAAGCGTGGAAAGATGCCAGGTGCGGGTGCTGTTTTCGAAGCTAACCTCAAATGTTGACTTAGCCTAGTTGACGAAGTACAGATTTTGGTAAAAAGATTAACTATTAGACCAGCTTTGTACTTGCTCGGTTCAGCGATTCAGTTTCACCAAAATTCTTGCTTAACAGCCTTGACCAATcatagttattattatttaaaagtattgtaactttaatatttttttactttatttttttaatattgggttgttcggaaagtcatttcatttgttttttgcgaaaatgaaacacgatttttttagagtgtataaacattttattgaattatatattccccattttggaaaacgaaatcactttccgaacaacctaatagtttagTAAAAAACTATGGACTTTCGATCGACTGAAATATTTAGTCGAGCACCGTTCCAGTGTGTCTGCAGCGGTCACTACTTTGTTGCGTTGAAAGGACTAAACTGTCATTCGATGGAAAGTCGACAGTGTGCACTCGACTGTACCAACATTTCCCGCAATATGCCCTGTACAATTTTCCCGGAACCGAATCGTACGCTCAGTGCACAGCATCCGTCGATGTTGGTCCATAATCGCTGATTGTCTTTCGACCGTTGTCCACGTGTTCTGCTTCCTTGGACACCCTTCAATGTCTCGAAAAGAACTCGCAGATGGCCCTCTCGACGGTCAGAGTCTGATAACTTTCCCTCGGCGAGCCCATCGAGACAATAGTCTCATCCTCTGGCGCAACGTCTCGAAAGCAAGGCACATTCAATATTCACAACTGGTACGTCTCCCGATTCATCTCTACTGTATTCATCGTGTCAAAGCGCGGAAGGGTCGACTTTTGTAAAATCACCGATACTCGGATTATTGACCCGTTTCCGAAGATATCATCACGACGACGCGATCAGGAAAGATTTGTTCGCCGCCGATTTAATCCCACCAGTTCTGCGCCGCTCGGTATATGTAAACGCACCTTAATACGTACGGATGATAGAATAATCGCGGATCGCTCCACTCACTCTCATCGGCAGCTTCCCTCGCTTCCCTCGCCGACTACGGTTCGTCTCTCTCCGCCCCTCTTCGCGGCGTTTCAACGACCCCTTGTGTCCCTTCGTGCCCCTCGTCGCGCTTCGCATCGGCCCGCTTCGTCCTGCCTCGTTTTGCCCGTGCGTACTTCGTCTCGTTCCTCTGTCTCACGCCCCTCCTCTCGTACCCGTGGCCTCGCCGCGTCCCGCGCGTATCTGCTCGTAGCGGGCCTCACCTCGGTCCGTCCCGGCCCGTCCTGtaccgtcccgtcccgtctcaTTTCgacccgtcccgtcccgtttcGTTGCGtccgtctcgtctcgtcccgtCCCGTTTCGTCCCGTCTCGTGTTGTCTGGTCTCGTCTGGTCTCGTCTTGTCCTGACCCGTCCCGTATCGTCCCGTCTCGTCCTGTCCCGTcttgtctcgtctcgtctcgtctcgtttcatcttgtctcgtctcgtctcgtctcatcTCATTTCATCTCGTTCCGTCCCATCCCATCCCGTCTCgtacgtcccgtcccgtcccgactCGTCGcatctcgtttcgtctcgtctcgtctcggctcggctcggctcggctcggctcggctcggctcggctcggctcggctctgctcgtctcgtctcgtctcgtctcaccGCGCCTCATCCCGCTGCTCTCACCCTCTTCTTCCTACCCCGGCTCCCACACCTCCCGCAGCCTCTCGTCCTGCCACCTAGCCACTTCGCGTCACGCCGTTCCGCGTGCATCTACTTTTCCCTcgatcttttcgtttctccttgtcCCGCGCATCCATGCGGATATCTACCTTGTTGTCATCGATGCACGCGTTATCCCGTGCCCGCTTCACGGGGGCTTCCCGCTCACGGATAACGGCAAAAGATTCGTAAGGCGAGACAGTCCTTGAATATATCGATCCGAACAAACGCAAAACGCTGACGAATAGGACTCGACCTTTGCGTTTCTCCGAGTCGCGCGCCGCGTTACCCGTGCAACATTGTCGTTTAATTCGCGCCTCGCGCGCATCCGTCTCGCGACGCTTCGAAAGAGATCGGGAGGGAGAAGGGAGAGGGGGCGTTCGCCCGGCGCGTCACTCACACGTAGGTTTCCCCCGTTCGTTCCGAGAGCGCGtggaaaaagcacgcacacaCCGACTCTGTCCCGGTGGAGAAGAAAAACTCGACGGGCTCGTCGTCGGATTTTTCGGTAGGAAATTTCGTGGCGGTTCTCGCGTCTCGTCTCTGCGGGTTTTTCGTTCGCGCGTATCGCCTCGGGGGACGAGTCAACGCGGGCAGGGGGAGAAGGGAGGGAGAGAGGCGCGACTCCGGGCGAATAATCGCGGTCGTGGATAACGTTTTTGCGTCGCGGGCGCAAGTCGTGCCGGACTGTGGGAAATCGTCAAGAAGAGTTAGGATGTTGCGCGCCGCGAGCAGATGGGAAGAATCATCGACGAGAGAAGGTGGTTGAAGAAGCGGGAGGAGCGAGAAGGAGAGGGGTGTCGGTCGGGTAGCGAGGGCGTAGGAGAGGAAGGGGGCGGGGGAAACGGGAGACGCGCAGGAGAGGGTGGTGGTCACGGTGGTAATGGTAGGGTCGACGGTTGATAGTGGTAGTGGTGCGGAAGGCAGAGAGGCAGGGACGCGCGGCGATATACAACGCTGGCGGAGGTTAATGCCGCGATCCGGTTCAGGGGGCAGCCTCGATGCCTGGCTGAAAACGAGGCTCGGCTGGCTAGCTAGCCGTGTATCGCTATATAGCCGGGCCGGGCTGGTTGGCTCATCGACCGCGTGGCTGTTCGCTTTCCTGTCCGCCCTCtcgatcgttcgctcgctcgaccAACTGACCGATCGACCGTCTATGGTTTAGATCGGGATCGTATCGGCGCGAGGGCACACCGCACGACATGGTCGAAGCGTGGAAAGGTACGGACAGACGGACAGACGGAGCTTCTTCGATACACGGAGTCCCGAACGCGGGGAATTGGATACGATTCGCGCTCGTCTGCGGAGTTGAACGACTCGACGCGTCGAGGAACGTGGGAGTACCTCGGTGCTGCGCGGATAAGCTCCCGACGAAACGGGACCAACGAACTCTCGTCTACTCTGTGCCCGAAAAAAAATCGTCTAGGTCGCGGGTCGACAGGGTCGTCCTTCCTGGTAAAAGTCGTTGGTCCTCGGGTGATTCCTTGGCGAAccgtacaaggaaacggtgcTCGGTACGTTTACAGATAAAAAAGTATGTATTCCGTACGATGCCTCGATACCGGTACAACGTCAATGTTTCGCGCGAAGCTTAATTAGGGAGTTATTCGTGGTGCGTActcttatttttctctctcgcatATTTATTACACAATTTGGAATAACGCAACAAATGTAACTGCTCGCTAATACGAAGGCACGAACGAGTCGGAAGCAACGGCGCAATTCGCTTCGGTTAATTAAAGATGCGTTCGTGTTCGACGAAACACCGTTCCCTCGACCGTGTTGGCATCTGTTGGTTAGATCAGTTGTATCGCAACGCTTCGATtcgtttgtttaattcttcgcGACTCACGTTACACGAGGAatatgtgtgcgtgtgtatcGTCGAAGGACGAAAGCGGTGGCGTTCGCGCGCAACCTATCGGCAAAAAAGGGGTTGATGTTCGCGGTATTGGGGAAAGATGTATCGTGAAAAGGCGACGCGAGCCGCGCAGGGGAGGGGGACGCGAGGTGAAGCGAGACGAGATCGTTCGCTCGGAGGTTCGTTTGTCGTTGACCTCGTGCCGACGGCCCTGACGTGAGTCAGAGTCTGCGAGAGTCGAGAGCCGAGAGCGGAGAGCCGAGAGAACCGAGTGTCGCGAGCAACGGGAAGACGGGTCAAACGATGTCAACTCCGATATTTAACGACATACGTGGACACGCACCGACCGACTCGTGGCCCGTGGTCGACGAGGAGCCTCGCCAGCGAATCCAATCGTCCCGATCGTGCATCGTCGCGGCTCGTCGGGCCGCGGGCACGAATTTTCAACGCGATTTTTCTCGCGTCGGAAACTTCTCCGCTCTCGAGACTTTCGAAATCAGTTTTCCACGCGGCTCGTGACCTCCTCGCGTGTCTCGAGAATTTTGAAAGCAATTTTCCACGCGGGCACAAATTTCCGAGcgcgatgtttttttttttttttccgcgtcGCAACTTCTCCGGGTCTCGAGACTTTTGTAATCAGTTTTCCACGCGTCACGGCTTCTCCGAGGTCTCGAGAATTTTTAAACCAGTTTTCCAACGCGGCTCGTCGGAGAGAGGGTGACGagagttttgaaaatatttttccccgACGTTCGGAAAAGTTTCGTCGATGTTTCGCGGAGGCGACACAGGGGGGGGGGTAGAGACGGGTACACATGGTTTGCCAACCAGATCGCGGGTCTCTGACCCTTTTACTGGTCTGCGTAACCGATGCTGCGACCCCGTTGAAAGTCCATCGCGCGCCGCGTATCCGTCCGCTCGCGCGCCCGGCTTTCCCGTTACCGTGTCTCGCAGAACCTTTCGGCGAATATTCGCTCGAAAGTCGAAGGGCGACCTCTCTCGCTCTGTTTCTctacccctccctccctccctctctccctcgctTGCCTCTCCCGGGATTATCGACCGTTGGAAGAAAACATATTTGaccggttcgcgagacgggACGGTATGGTCAAGGTCGGTGAAACTCGTTCGCGTTAAACGCGAAATCCTTGGTACTCGGTTGGCTGGCGTTGACGGCAGCTGCGGGTGCCGGTAGGGGACAGCGCGGAACGAGCAGCGCGCTGGAACGCTGCGGGACGAGCGGGGTGGGTGGCGCGGGGGACTGCGGAGGAGGGGAGGGAGAGAGCCGCGAGCGAAACCCgcggaaagaaaaggagaaacgaaccgaAACCGTATGACTAAGAATCGCACCGCCGCTTGGGAAAAACCGGGCGGGAATTGTATGCAAATGCCGACGATTCCTCGTTGGACCAAGGAGATATCCGCGACGCGCGGTTCAAAGTCATTGTCGTcggtttcgtcgttcgtttaCGTTACTCTCCGGATCCGTGTGGAGGCGCGAGACCGAAAACCTCCTTGCGCGATCAACAGGTACGACTCGTGACGTGTACGACCATTTTCTTGCCCGAGTTCGTTATAACGTCGCTAATCGCGAGGGTAAATTCGAATCCATCGACCGGCCGTCTTTTTTCTAAGAACGTCCCCTGTGTTCCCGGAATTGTCAATTTTTATGGGGAAAGTATACACCACGGCGATAATTTATTTATGGGTGCGAATTTTCGGCAGGAAAGTTTTTACTAATGACCTTCCACGACCTTGAAAGATGAACATGTTGCAGGTGGGTGAATCGTCTCGCTTAAAGGAAAATATGCCTGTTCTGTTTAAAAAAACAAAGATCGTCTTGGAATCTCGAATGCACTTCCGTCTAGAGAAGATTCACCGGCATTGTAAGGTAACGGCCTTGAAACTgtgtaagtttttttttctattgtaatgACATAGCCTGTGTCTAGGTGGACAAGGTAAAGCTTAATCTTGCCTTCGATTTGTTGCAAGAACACTTCGATAGAACGCGAAGTTATTTCC
Protein-coding sequences here:
- the LOC143146146 gene encoding uncharacterized protein LOC143146146, whose protein sequence is MVCQPDRGSLTLLLVCVTDAATPLKNLSANIRSKVEGRPLSLCFSTPPSLPLSLACLSRDYRPLEENIFDRFARRDGMVKVAAGAGRGQRGTSSALERCGTSGVGGAGDCGGGEGESQSHRRLGKTGRELYANADDSSLDQGDIRDARFKVIVVGFVVRLRYSPDPCGGARPKTSLRDQQVGESSRLKENMPVLFKKTKIVLESRMHFRLEKIHRHCKGPKTDTKESSTRKGRSLEADPTETQPNRENTRSFWRLIAGARASQSIRDRTGPESCGSRSCFGSKFQREDSVKYQGITHQETHPDVVFLAIKNEENNETRYQEDNLPLRIHHTQPLLRLDRCFHRCDHK